Part of the Candidatus Thiothrix putei genome, CCGAAGCCTCGTATGGTCAATGGTGTTTGCCGCAATTGTTGAGCCATGACTTGCAACAAGGCTTGGTCGATTGGGGGTTTACGCCACAGCCCAAATCACAAAGCGAATTGAAGACCTTGATGGGGCAAGTGTCCGTGCCGGAAAAATTCCGGGGTCGTCGTCGTGAGTTGCGCCAATGGCAAAACCGTTTGCGTGACAAAACCACCAATAGCCTGTTGATTACGGGTGTTGGCGGCATGGGCAAAACCTCACTGGCCTACAAACTGCTGCAAGGCTTGCACAAAGATGGCTACCAGACGTTCAGCTTTTCGCTGCGCCCGGAGCATGACTGGCAAAGCATCCTGCTGGATATGGAACTGGAGCTTTCCGAAGATGAGAAAGCCTATAAAAAGTACCAAATTCTGCAAAGCAAAGGGCTGGATGAAGCAAAACAAGCCGAGTATTTCCTCAAGTTCCTGCTGACACGTTATGACGGCAAGCTGGCGTTATTCTTCGACAACCTCGAATCCGTACAAGATGGGCAATACCCTCATGCCATCACCGACCCCACGCTGCAACACTGGCTGCAAGCGGCACAGTCACTGACCCGGCAAGGCTTGAAGCTGATTCTCACCTCACGCTGGCGGTTGCCGGGTTGGGCGGATGCGGAACACTACCCGCTGGGCAAACCCGTGTATGGCGATTATGTGGCAATGGTGCGGCTGCAAGGTTTGCCATTGCAGGGTAAACGCCTGCAAACCGCTTATGAAACCTTGGGTGGCAACTTCCGCGCTTTGGAATTTTTCGCCAAGGCAACACAAGGCATGAGCGCACAAGAGGAGCATGAATTTACCGCCAGTTTGGGCAAAGCGGCGGCTGAAAGCCAAACCGATATGGCATTGGCAAAGGTAGTAGAGCTACGCAGTAGCGAGGAAATCGCGCTGCTGCATCGTTTATTGGCGTATCAGACGACCGTGCCGTTGTTGGGGGTGGAGATCGTGGGAGAACCCCTCACCCCCTGCCCCTCTCCCTCAAGGGGCGAGGGGAGCAAGAGCGAAACGATGGATACTGTGTTGCAGCGGTTGTTGGCGGTGTCGTTGGTGGAGCAATACGCCAACCCGCACACGCAGCAAACCGAATACCAGCTTGCGCCGTTGGTGCGTAGTTGGTTGCTGGCAAACGGTGCGCCCGAACCGGATCAACCCCTATTGCAAAAAGCGGCTAATTTCCTGCTGTGGGAATGGGAAGAGAACCAGAACACCACATGGGAACATTTAATGGCAACCCATGCCGCGCTGCTGGCTGCCAACCTCACTGAACAGGGGCAGCGGTTGGTACTGGACTGGATTATCGGGCCTCTCAACAATGCGGGCATGTACCGCACCCTGCTGGACGACTGGCTGCCCCCGCTCGCCGAGGCTGACAACCAGCAGATCAAAGGGGAAGCACTCGGGCAGATCGGCAAGCAATACCACCATATTGGTCAATACGACACCGCTCTCGACTTCCTCAAACAGTCGCTCGCCATTCAACAGCAAATCGGCGACAAAAAAGGCGAAGGCTCTACCCTCAACAATATGGCGACAACTGCACATGCACGCGGCGACTACGACACCGCTCTCGACTTCCTCAAAAAGTCGCTCGCCATTCAACAGGAAATCGGCAACAAAAAAGGCGAAGGCACGTAAACGGTCATTCTAGCCCGTCGTTGATATCCGCAAACAAATCCGAGCGCAATGGCTTATCCGCAAACCGTTGTTTCCAACATCTTGGCGTAAGGTCTTGCACCTGAGAAGCGGGATGCTCACTAACGCGCAACAGAACATCCATCAGATAGACATACGGGTTAATGTCATGCAGGCGGCAGGTGGTGATCAGGCTTTGGATGATGCCCACGTGTTCCGCGCCGAGTTCTGTCCAGCAGAACAACCAGTTTTTCCTGCCCATGGGGATGGGCCGCAGGGCGCGTTCGATGTGGTTGGTATCCATTGGCACGTCGGGATCTTCCAGAAACACGCGCAGTTCGTGTTCGCGGCGGATGACATAACCAAGGGCTTTGGTCAGCGGGTTGGAGGGGATTAAATCGGTACGTTGTAATTGGGTTTGGCACCATTCAAAGAACTGGTCGACCAACGGCTTGCTGTGGGTGAGGCGGTAGGTACGTTTGGCTTCCCCGTCGAGTTTTTTCTCGTTAATCTGGGCTTCGTGCTGATAGAGTGCCGCGATAGTGTCAAGGGCTTGGCGTACTGCTTGTGGTTCAGCGGTTTCGGCGGCAATGAAGGTGCGACGGCTGTGTACCCAGCATTGGGCATGGGTAATCTTGTCATTGGCGTTGACGTAACTGGCATAAGCACGGTAACCGTCGCTGAGCAGTGTGCCGCTGAACTGTTGGCGAAGAGTCTTTTCAATGTGTTGCCGCCCACGGCTGGCGGAGAAGGTGAAGACGATTTCGTCCTGATCCCCGTACAGCGGCCAGAAGTAGCCTTGCTTCATCTTGCCGTTGCCTGCGGGGCTGGCTTTGATGGGGGTTTCGTCCATCGCCAGCAGCTTGCTTTGCAGTACACTGGCGAGTTGCGCTTCGGCAATGGGTTTGAGCAGGTCGATGGCACGTTTCACCGCATTGGTCAGCGTCGTGCGGCTGAGGGTGATCCCCGCTTGGGTCAGGCGTTGGTGCTGGCGGTACAACGGCAGGTGGTACTGGAACTTGTCCACCAACATCCCCACCAAAAAGCTGACATCGGTGACACTACGTTCCAGCACGTTGGCGGGTGCAGGGCTGGGAAGTGGTGGGTTGCTGAGCGAAGCCGAAGCACTGCCCTTACGTTTGATGACCGGGCGCTCGTATTGCAGGATGAGGTAGCTGGCAGGGCGTTGCGCCACCCGATGGGTCACCTGGGTGCCGATCACCTCATACTGGTCAGCCTCTTCCCCCTGAAGTTCCGGCGGGGTGAGGTGAATCACCTTGACCGGGACATCGGCGGTAAAGCGTAACCCGCTGTCATTCACGCAGTCATCCGGGCGCAGCTTGGGGGCTTTACCGCGTTGGTAGGTGACGGTAATGCTTTCACCCTCGGGTGCGGCAACCGGGGCGGCGGCGGGGGCAAACAACGGCAACTGCGCCACCGGTATCTCAACCGGACGCTTTTCCGATTTGCTGCCAAAGACATGTTGCCTGAACCACGCCAATTGGCGTTTCAATTCAGCTATATCCTGTTTCAGGGCAGCATTTTCCTCACGCAACGCCAGCATTTCCGCCACAATCGGCGGCATGGGAACGCTGGTGTCAGACGGGGTGGATGGCTTTAAAATCATGGGCTTATTGTACCAGAATGTGGCTGCACAGGATACTGGTAACGCTTGAATTGTCTGGATTTTTGCACCTCAATGCCCGCCAAAATCAACTGCAAATCCGTCCGGGTCAGTTCGCGCTGCCCGCTGGTTGTCGGCTGCACCCGGTATTGGCCCTGCTCCAGGCGTTGGCTCCATAAGCAATAGCCGCTGGGTTCAAAATAGAGGATCTTCATCTGGGTTTTACGTAGGTTCACAAACACGAAATAATGCCCACTCAGGGGATTTTGCCCTAACTGGTTTTTCACCAAAGCGGTCAGCCCCGTAAAGCTTTTGCGCATGTCGGTGGCTTGGGTGCATAGCCAGATGCGGGCGGTGGCTGCGGGGGCAAACATCAGCGTTGGCTCAGGCGTAGTTCAACACCATTCCCCAAACTCAGCACAATGTGCCAGCCTTGCCCCAGCGCGGCATGACCCGCCGATAATGCTCCCAAGTCGATGAAGGTATTGGCGGGAACGGCTGGTTCCTCCACGCCATCTGCGGAGCGTAGACGCTGCCGCCATTGGCAAAAACTGGCGTAACCGATACTGTGCTGTTCACAAAATGCCGGGGCGGATAAGCCGCTGGCTTGCCATTGGCTAATGAGGGTTTGCCATTCGCTGGCGCGGCGGTGAGGGCGTTTCATTGAGGTTTCCTTCGGT contains:
- a CDS encoding tetratricopeptide repeat protein → MELLRCPSVPLISGSYFGTVPKQRAYGSFLFEDALGRGQLVAENELVACFQNTRVQLLVMSACLSAKQHPDYPHNGLSAALYRVGIPHVIGMRESVFDKAGIQFAKALLLKLGKHSTVDVALQHARAAITQPFKEAGGYRDSNNPLRTEASYGQWCLPQLLSHDLQQGLVDWGFTPQPKSQSELKTLMGQVSVPEKFRGRRRELRQWQNRLRDKTTNSLLITGVGGMGKTSLAYKLLQGLHKDGYQTFSFSLRPEHDWQSILLDMELELSEDEKAYKKYQILQSKGLDEAKQAEYFLKFLLTRYDGKLALFFDNLESVQDGQYPHAITDPTLQHWLQAAQSLTRQGLKLILTSRWRLPGWADAEHYPLGKPVYGDYVAMVRLQGLPLQGKRLQTAYETLGGNFRALEFFAKATQGMSAQEEHEFTASLGKAAAESQTDMALAKVVELRSSEEIALLHRLLAYQTTVPLLGVEIVGEPLTPCPSPSRGEGSKSETMDTVLQRLLAVSLVEQYANPHTQQTEYQLAPLVRSWLLANGAPEPDQPLLQKAANFLLWEWEENQNTTWEHLMATHAALLAANLTEQGQRLVLDWIIGPLNNAGMYRTLLDDWLPPLAEADNQQIKGEALGQIGKQYHHIGQYDTALDFLKQSLAIQQQIGDKKGEGSTLNNMATTAHARGDYDTALDFLKKSLAIQQEIGNKKGEGT
- the tnpB gene encoding IS66 family insertion sequence element accessory protein TnpB (TnpB, as the term is used for proteins encoded by IS66 family insertion elements, is considered an accessory protein, since TnpC, encoded by a neighboring gene, is a DDE family transposase.), which produces MFAPAATARIWLCTQATDMRKSFTGLTALVKNQLGQNPLSGHYFVFVNLRKTQMKILYFEPSGYCLWSQRLEQGQYRVQPTTSGQRELTRTDLQLILAGIEVQKSRQFKRYQYPVQPHSGTISP
- a CDS encoding IS66 family insertion sequence element accessory protein TnpB — encoded protein: MKRPHRRASEWQTLISQWQASGLSAPAFCEQHSIGYASFCQWRQRLRSADGVEEPAVPANTFIDLGALSAGHAALGQGWHIVLSLGNGVELRLSQR